Proteins co-encoded in one Candidatus Methylomirabilis sp. genomic window:
- a CDS encoding ELM1/GtrOC1 family putative glycosyltransferase, protein MGVDTPLVWIVDSAYTGELHARLGVAEQLGYGHAIIPLPNDDAGTYARLLEDRYDHACRDGEPRPVILLSGTGEDTIGPIADLKGMFHGRLLNVYLASILPDELDLRLQEYDLVASPQLSGANVVTTVGVVHRMTDRLLDQAFHRHRDVFAGLTRPLVGLLVGGNTRYCFGFHEDHARCLGRRVTSIITSLQGSLVVTNSRRTPNEALAALLNEIASLNCRFFDWQQADSYLYPALLAHGDLFIATGDSVSMCSEASYTGKPLLVDINDCATEIYHRHIIGKLIAYGAAKPLSDTFQPWTYTPPDPTGAVVSAIRERLLS, encoded by the coding sequence ATGGGCGTTGATACGCCGCTGGTCTGGATCGTGGACAGCGCCTACACCGGCGAGTTACACGCCCGCCTCGGCGTGGCCGAGCAGTTGGGCTACGGCCACGCGATCATTCCTTTGCCCAACGACGACGCCGGGACTTACGCCAGGCTGTTGGAAGACCGCTACGATCATGCCTGCCGGGACGGCGAACCCAGACCTGTGATCCTGTTGAGCGGCACCGGTGAGGATACGATCGGTCCTATTGCGGATCTCAAGGGTATGTTCCATGGGCGGCTGCTGAACGTGTACCTGGCTTCCATCCTTCCGGACGAACTCGATCTGCGGCTTCAGGAGTACGATTTGGTCGCCTCCCCCCAGTTGAGCGGCGCCAATGTCGTCACCACCGTGGGCGTGGTGCACAGGATGACGGACCGCCTGCTGGACCAAGCGTTCCACCGACACCGAGATGTGTTCGCCGGCTTGACTCGGCCCCTGGTGGGCTTGCTGGTTGGCGGCAACACCCGCTATTGCTTCGGCTTCCACGAAGACCATGCTCGGTGCTTAGGTAGACGGGTCACAAGCATCATCACATCGCTCCAGGGGAGCCTGGTGGTCACCAATAGCCGCCGAACCCCGAATGAAGCTCTGGCCGCCTTACTGAACGAGATTGCGAGTCTGAATTGCCGCTTTTTCGACTGGCAACAAGCCGACTCCTATTTGTATCCCGCGCTCCTCGCCCATGGCGATCTGTTTATCGCCACCGGAGATTCGGTCTCCATGTGTTCCGAAGCCAGTTACACAGGCAAGCCGCTGCTGGTGGACATAAATGACTGCGCGACCGAGATCTACCATCGCCATATCATCGGCAAACTCATCGCGTATGGCGCAGCCAAGCCGCTGAGCGATACGTTCCAACCCTGGACGTATACTCCACCAGATCCGACAGGGGCCGTGGTCTCGGCAATCCGCGAGCGGCTTCTTTCGTAG
- a CDS encoding thioredoxin domain-containing protein → MLFMGKSGSARRAAAIGAAFLLWVVVGQRSAFGGEPAAKPVEPGMAARVDGQVVTLDELEKALAPQLAKLQEQKFQLMESKLEELITERLLAIEAKRRGITVEELLKAEVTSKAPEVTDTEIKAFMTQNKARLQGQEAELRPKVREYLVGQKLQEARHAYLTGLQQRAKVERFLEEPEPVRIPVSAEGAFAQGPKDAPVTIVEFSDFQCPFCSRVVATLKEVVRLYPKQVRLAFRDFPIAGLHPKAAKAAEAARCAGEQGKFWEYHDLLFGSQAQATPADFKRFAEQLKLDANNFATCLDSGKHAAAVASDVQEGTRLGITGTPTFFINGRLVVGALPLEAFQRIIDRELRRSSK, encoded by the coding sequence ATGCTGTTCATGGGAAAGAGCGGATCAGCGCGTCGGGCTGCAGCGATTGGTGCGGCCTTCCTCTTATGGGTAGTTGTGGGGCAGCGGTCTGCATTCGGCGGCGAACCGGCGGCTAAACCGGTGGAACCGGGAATGGCCGCAAGGGTGGATGGCCAGGTAGTGACGCTTGATGAACTTGAGAAGGCTCTGGCCCCGCAGCTCGCCAAGCTGCAAGAGCAGAAGTTTCAACTTATGGAGTCGAAGCTGGAGGAACTGATCACGGAGCGCCTTCTGGCGATCGAGGCCAAGCGGCGCGGGATTACGGTTGAGGAGCTATTGAAGGCCGAGGTTACTTCGAAGGCCCCTGAGGTCACTGATACAGAGATCAAGGCATTCATGACACAGAATAAGGCGCGCCTGCAGGGACAGGAAGCTGAGCTTCGCCCTAAGGTTCGCGAGTACCTGGTGGGTCAGAAACTGCAGGAGGCGCGGCATGCCTATCTGACCGGCCTTCAGCAACGCGCCAAGGTCGAGCGCTTTCTGGAAGAGCCGGAGCCGGTCCGGATCCCGGTGAGCGCGGAAGGAGCCTTTGCTCAAGGTCCCAAGGATGCGCCGGTCACTATCGTTGAGTTCTCCGACTTTCAGTGCCCCTTCTGCAGTAGAGTCGTTGCGACACTGAAAGAGGTGGTGCGGCTTTACCCCAAGCAGGTACGGTTAGCGTTCCGGGACTTCCCGATCGCCGGCCTTCACCCCAAAGCGGCGAAGGCGGCCGAGGCGGCGCGATGCGCTGGGGAGCAGGGGAAGTTCTGGGAATATCACGACCTCCTCTTTGGGTCTCAGGCTCAGGCGACGCCCGCAGACTTCAAACGATTTGCCGAGCAGTTGAAGCTCGATGCCAACAACTTCGCGACATGTCTGGATAGTGGAAAGCACGCAGCAGCGGTCGCTTCTGATGTACAGGAGGGGACGCGCCTCGGCATCACCGGGACCCCGACCTTTTTTATCAACGGGCGGCTTGTCGTGGGTGCCCTGCCATTGGAGGCTTTCCAGAGGATCATCGATCGCGAGCTTCGTCGTTCTTCGAAATAA
- a CDS encoding 2-isopropylmalate synthase, producing MGNQILIFDTTLRDGEQAPGCSMNTREKLEMARQLARLKVDVIEAGFAIASEDDFEAVKTIAQNVKGGPIIASLCRTRDLDIDRSWEALQYADRSRIHIFIATSEIHITYKLKSTQEEVLQAAIAAVKHARRYTDDVEFSPEDAHRSEQDFLCKVVEEVIKAGATTINIPDTVGYGLPWEFGARIKNLFDRVPNIDKAVISCHCHNDLGLAVANSLEAVRNGARQVECTINGIGERAGNASLEEIVMALRTRKDLLDFETGINTEEIYRSSKLLTSIIGIPVQPNKAIVGANAFAHEAGVHQHGMLQKPLTYEIMTPESVGVPQSRLVLGKHSGRHAFKKRLEELGAILPEEAVNRAFTRFKIVADKKKEVFDDDLLAIVEEEALAAGETYTLDYLQFTSGMNIVPTATVRLKRDNEIFQESGWGDGPVDAAYKAIDQITKVQGRLADYSIRAITAGKDALGEVVLKLEVNGHTVIGRGTSTDVIEASVRAYLNAVNKIVGAARPPKDVAAPKGL from the coding sequence ATGGGCAACCAAATCCTGATCTTCGATACCACGCTCCGGGATGGCGAGCAGGCGCCCGGCTGCAGCATGAATACCAGAGAGAAGCTGGAGATGGCCCGGCAACTGGCGCGCCTGAAGGTTGACGTGATCGAGGCCGGTTTCGCCATCGCGTCCGAAGACGACTTTGAGGCGGTCAAAACGATCGCCCAGAACGTAAAGGGCGGGCCGATCATTGCTAGCCTTTGCCGGACTCGCGATCTCGACATCGACCGCTCCTGGGAAGCGTTACAGTATGCTGATCGCTCACGGATCCATATCTTCATCGCCACCTCCGAGATTCATATCACGTACAAGCTGAAATCGACCCAGGAGGAGGTCCTGCAGGCCGCCATTGCGGCGGTGAAGCATGCCAGACGCTATACCGACGATGTCGAGTTCTCGCCGGAGGATGCGCATCGGAGTGAGCAGGATTTTCTCTGCAAGGTTGTTGAGGAGGTAATCAAGGCGGGGGCCACCACGATCAACATCCCAGATACGGTCGGCTATGGCCTCCCCTGGGAGTTTGGAGCCCGGATCAAGAATCTGTTTGATCGGGTACCCAACATCGATAAGGCGGTGATTAGTTGCCACTGCCATAACGACCTTGGGCTGGCGGTGGCGAACTCGCTGGAGGCGGTCAGAAACGGAGCCAGACAGGTCGAATGCACCATTAACGGAATCGGCGAGCGGGCAGGAAACGCCTCCCTCGAAGAGATTGTGATGGCGCTGCGGACACGAAAAGACCTGCTTGACTTCGAAACCGGCATCAATACGGAGGAGATCTACCGATCCAGCAAGCTGCTCACCAGCATCATCGGGATCCCTGTCCAGCCGAACAAGGCCATCGTCGGCGCCAACGCCTTCGCGCACGAGGCCGGTGTACACCAACACGGCATGCTGCAGAAGCCTCTGACCTATGAGATCATGACCCCGGAATCGGTGGGGGTTCCTCAGAGTCGACTGGTTCTGGGCAAGCACTCCGGGCGGCACGCCTTCAAGAAGCGACTGGAAGAGCTTGGCGCGATACTGCCTGAGGAGGCTGTCAATAGGGCCTTTACCCGGTTCAAGATCGTGGCCGATAAGAAGAAAGAGGTATTCGACGACGACCTGCTGGCCATCGTCGAGGAAGAAGCCCTGGCCGCCGGCGAGACCTATACCCTTGATTATCTGCAGTTCACCAGCGGCATGAATATCGTTCCCACTGCGACCGTGCGGCTCAAGCGCGACAACGAGATCTTCCAGGAATCAGGCTGGGGGGATGGCCCGGTGGATGCGGCCTACAAAGCGATCGACCAGATCACGAAGGTCCAGGGGCGCCTGGCCGACTATTCGATCAGGGCGATCACGGCAGGGAAGGACGCATTAGGCGAGGTGGTCCTGAAACTGGAGGTCAATGGCCATACCGTGATCGGCAGAGGAACCTCGACCGATGTTATTGAGGCCAGCGTGAGAGCCTACCTGAACGCAGTCAATAAGATTGTCGGTGCGGCGCGGCCGCCAAAAGATGTAGCCGCGCCAAAGGGACTGTAA
- a CDS encoding phosphatidylserine decarboxylase family protein: MMIPIAREGWPFILIPLSLAVILWIAGWQVSSAIALVLAVSVALFFRDPPRDIPKGEGLILSPADGTIVHVGPYLGRELQEPATQISIFLSVFNVHINRAPFPAVVEEVTYRPGTFRIAWQPEASADNEQNLIMLKAPEGQLLVKQIAGLIARRIVCRVVPGQKLEAGERIGLIRFGSRVDLIVPARAELFVKRGDRVKGGISVMGALR, translated from the coding sequence ATGATGATACCGATTGCGCGGGAAGGGTGGCCATTTATCCTCATACCGCTGAGTCTGGCTGTCATCCTCTGGATTGCAGGATGGCAGGTCAGTAGCGCTATCGCTCTTGTTTTGGCCGTGTCGGTGGCGTTGTTTTTCCGTGACCCACCACGCGATATTCCGAAAGGCGAGGGACTGATTCTTTCTCCGGCCGATGGGACGATCGTCCATGTGGGTCCGTATCTCGGCCGTGAGTTACAAGAACCGGCTACTCAGATCAGCATCTTCCTGTCGGTTTTCAATGTGCATATTAACCGCGCTCCGTTTCCCGCGGTGGTCGAAGAGGTGACGTACAGGCCAGGGACGTTTCGAATCGCGTGGCAGCCTGAGGCGTCGGCAGACAATGAACAGAACCTCATCATGCTGAAGGCGCCGGAAGGTCAGCTATTGGTGAAGCAGATCGCAGGCTTGATCGCAAGACGCATTGTCTGTCGGGTCGTTCCCGGGCAAAAACTTGAGGCCGGAGAGCGGATCGGGCTGATTCGATTCGGATCGCGCGTAGATCTGATCGTCCCGGCGCGAGCGGAGCTGTTCGTAAAACGCGGAGATCGTGTCAAGGGAGGGATCAGTGTGATGGGAGCGCTTCGATGA
- a CDS encoding ester cyclase, which produces MSTEDNKRLVRRLYEETDKQNFAALDEFFSVDLIDHDPPPIPDLKPGLEGIKQAFKVFATAFPDGTHVIHDLIAEGDRVVVRVSGTGTHKGEFKGIPPTGKLVEMAGIVIYRIERGKIVERWAQHNFLGFVMQQLGVISTHRPESSPPS; this is translated from the coding sequence ATGTCGACCGAAGACAACAAACGTCTGGTGCGTCGCCTCTACGAGGAGACCGATAAGCAGAATTTCGCGGCGCTGGATGAGTTCTTCTCCGTCGATCTTATCGACCACGATCCGCCGCCAATCCCTGATCTCAAACCCGGCCTTGAAGGGATCAAGCAGGCATTCAAGGTGTTTGCGACTGCGTTTCCCGACGGCACCCATGTCATCCATGATCTGATTGCCGAGGGGGACCGGGTGGTGGTCCGAGTAAGCGGAACCGGAACGCATAAAGGCGAGTTCAAGGGTATCCCGCCGACCGGGAAGCTGGTAGAGATGGCTGGTATTGTCATCTACCGGATCGAGAGGGGGAAGATCGTGGAGCGATGGGCGCAACACAACTTCCTTGGATTCGTCATGCAGCAGCTTGGGGTGATATCCACGCATAGGCCGGAGTCCTCACCCCCATCCTGA
- the truA gene encoding tRNA pseudouridine(38-40) synthase TruA translates to MTIEYDGTDYHGWQVQPGMTTIQGTLEEAVARIVGQRIHVMGAGRTDAGVHAFGQVASLRAPFSHPPDTLRRALTSVLPSDIVVSRVEEVDEDFHAQRCARWKRYRYTLLTRPYPSAIERRYTLFVPHPIKIDAMAEAARTLIGTHDFSAFQAAHSSAESSVRTVLVAEFRQEGDHLAFDIVADGFLRHMIRIIMGTLLDVGRGRLRPEDLKVILEGKDRSHASKTISPHALCMLEVGYQPFQMHPEQEVCFL, encoded by the coding sequence TTGACGATTGAGTACGATGGGACCGACTATCATGGCTGGCAAGTCCAGCCGGGAATGACGACCATTCAAGGAACGCTGGAGGAAGCGGTCGCGCGGATTGTCGGGCAGCGTATCCATGTCATGGGGGCGGGTCGAACCGATGCCGGTGTTCATGCCTTCGGACAAGTTGCCAGTCTTCGAGCGCCGTTCAGTCATCCTCCAGATACCCTCCGGCGAGCCCTGACCAGCGTTCTACCCTCCGATATCGTTGTAAGTCGAGTAGAGGAGGTCGATGAGGACTTTCACGCCCAGCGATGCGCCAGATGGAAGCGGTACCGGTATACCCTCCTAACGCGCCCATACCCCTCCGCTATCGAGCGCCGTTACACCTTATTTGTCCCTCACCCCATAAAGATAGATGCTATGGCTGAGGCCGCGAGGACGCTGATCGGGACACATGATTTCAGCGCCTTTCAAGCGGCCCACAGCTCCGCCGAATCCTCGGTCCGAACGGTCTTAGTGGCCGAGTTTCGACAGGAGGGGGATCATCTGGCCTTTGATATCGTGGCGGACGGGTTTCTCCGCCATATGATTCGAATCATCATGGGGACTTTGCTGGACGTTGGACGGGGAAGATTACGGCCAGAAGATCTTAAAGTGATACTTGAAGGAAAAGATCGTAGTCATGCATCTAAAACGATTTCCCCGCATGCCCTTTGCATGCTCGAAGTGGGCTACCAGCCATTTCAGATGCATCCGGAGCAGGAGGTGTGCTTCCTATGA
- the pssA gene encoding CDP-diacylglycerol--serine O-phosphatidyltransferase encodes MRRGRRRRGVYLLPSLLTISSLLCGVYAIVAVHNDDYTRAAIAILIALILDGLDGAVARLTNTQSDFGVQLDSLADLVAFGVAPAILSYAWAIKPYTKMGWLFGSIIPTALFVSSGAFRLARFNVQTQTLDKRYFVGLPIPAAAAVVASFVLFMRESPSLVLFQHELLSERVMSALMVVMVYALSFLMVSRLRYRSLKGIEFKKRQPFALLIGLTLVVLVIASEPSLVAFLFFSLFALSGVIRLIPAIRRHVTEPVEHLIGGEGGP; translated from the coding sequence ATGAGAAGGGGTCGTCGCCGGCGCGGGGTGTACCTCTTACCCAGTCTGCTGACCATCAGCAGCTTGCTGTGCGGGGTCTATGCGATCGTCGCCGTACATAATGATGATTACACTCGCGCGGCCATCGCAATCCTTATTGCGCTGATTCTGGACGGCCTCGACGGGGCTGTCGCTCGTCTGACAAATACTCAGAGCGACTTCGGCGTACAACTCGATTCGTTGGCGGACCTAGTTGCATTCGGCGTCGCGCCCGCTATCCTTTCCTATGCGTGGGCGATCAAACCCTATACCAAGATGGGATGGCTGTTCGGATCGATTATCCCCACGGCGCTGTTCGTCTCGAGCGGCGCTTTCAGATTGGCGCGCTTCAACGTGCAGACGCAGACGCTCGATAAGCGCTATTTTGTCGGCCTCCCGATCCCGGCGGCCGCAGCGGTTGTTGCCTCCTTTGTGCTCTTCATGCGGGAGTCGCCTTCGCTGGTCCTCTTCCAGCATGAGTTGCTCTCAGAGCGGGTGATGTCGGCGCTTATGGTGGTCATGGTCTATGCGCTGTCGTTCTTGATGGTTAGCCGGCTCCGGTACCGCAGCCTGAAGGGAATCGAGTTCAAGAAGCGTCAGCCCTTCGCCCTCCTCATCGGCCTGACGCTCGTGGTCCTGGTCATCGCTTCAGAGCCCAGCCTGGTGGCCTTTTTGTTCTTTTCCCTCTTTGCGCTGTCCGGCGTTATTCGCTTGATTCCCGCGATTAGAAGACACGTGACAGAGCCGGTGGAGCATCTGATCGGTGGGGAAGGTGGACCGTAG
- a CDS encoding NAD(P)/FAD-dependent oxidoreductase has translation MPSVLSSSRNIAILGGGAAGMSCALWLKHLGFSPVLIEPGTALGGQLLGIHRINRWILGIPGRTGSALAELYGRHVFDEAIDVRLDARLDSVMTEDSGFSLVVREGKHHCTASLLARALVIATGLRVNSSDILHPIPGALPLYESGLLSFFPLDHLEPMEALEGKRVAVIGGGDNAHFTVKDLAPRTALTHLIIRSRPRAQPMVRQEVEALIQQGRVQEHGGALITGFYQGSDAIAIALARNDSKAERIEVDRVFARTGFAPNTEFLVGLGPLAGLERNSDGYVRVDAWKRASLPFVYAVGDVASPDHPSVVTAIADGAVAAQAIVQDVGA, from the coding sequence ATGCCTAGCGTCCTTTCTTCCTCTCGAAATATCGCCATCCTGGGAGGCGGAGCAGCGGGCATGTCCTGCGCGCTGTGGTTGAAGCATCTGGGTTTTTCGCCTGTCCTCATCGAGCCAGGCACGGCGCTGGGCGGGCAATTGTTAGGGATTCATCGGATCAACCGTTGGATATTGGGCATCCCGGGACGAACGGGGTCGGCGCTCGCTGAGCTGTACGGCAGGCACGTGTTCGATGAAGCCATCGACGTCCGCCTTGATGCCAGGCTTGACTCCGTAATGACGGAAGATTCCGGGTTTAGCCTGGTTGTGCGGGAAGGCAAACATCACTGCACGGCATCGCTGCTTGCACGAGCACTCGTCATCGCAACAGGGTTGCGGGTCAACTCCTCAGACATCCTCCATCCAATCCCGGGCGCCCTTCCGCTATATGAATCCGGCCTCTTGTCGTTTTTCCCCCTGGACCATCTCGAACCAATGGAAGCCCTTGAGGGCAAGCGGGTGGCTGTGATAGGCGGCGGCGACAACGCCCATTTTACCGTCAAGGATCTCGCCCCCAGAACCGCCCTCACCCATTTGATCATCCGCTCGCGGCCCAGGGCGCAGCCCATGGTGCGTCAAGAGGTGGAAGCGCTCATCCAGCAGGGGCGCGTCCAGGAACACGGAGGCGCACTCATCACCGGCTTTTATCAGGGATCCGACGCTATTGCCATTGCGTTGGCCCGAAACGATTCCAAGGCTGAACGCATCGAGGTTGACCGGGTTTTTGCCCGCACCGGCTTCGCCCCGAATACGGAATTCCTCGTCGGGCTCGGTCCCTTGGCCGGGCTGGAAAGGAATAGCGACGGCTATGTGCGGGTCGATGCCTGGAAGCGCGCGTCGCTGCCGTTCGTGTACGCCGTCGGCGACGTCGCCAGCCCCGATCATCCCTCCGTCGTCACCGCCATTGCCGACGGCGCGGTAGCGGCGCAGGCCATCGTCCAAGACGTGGGAGCATAA
- a CDS encoding aspartate-semialdehyde dehydrogenase yields MANRTYTVAVAGATGAVGETMLRLLEERGFPVRRLKLLASDRSAGKSLTFRGEEIKVESLSDGSFHGIEIALFSAGATRSHEFAPAAVKAGAVVIDNSSAFRMQSDVPLVVPEINPNALAGYQTRGIIANPNCTTIVMLMPLKPLHDYGRVRRVIASSYQAVSGAGAKGIEELRRQTLAWAKGEPIEVGAFPKQIAFNVIPHIDTFQPNGYTKEELKLVFETRKILGDDSIGVSPTTVRVPVFTAHSVSMNVETERKIGVKKAKELLSKMPGLVVMDEPEAGRYPMPILAAGKDDCFVGRIREDLTNDHALNLWVVGDQLRKGAALNAIQIAELLVDRYL; encoded by the coding sequence ATGGCGAACAGAACGTACACGGTAGCGGTCGCCGGGGCCACCGGCGCGGTCGGAGAGACGATGCTTCGACTGCTGGAAGAGCGAGGCTTTCCCGTCCGACGCCTGAAGCTCTTGGCCTCCGATCGCTCAGCCGGAAAGAGCCTTACCTTTAGGGGGGAGGAGATCAAGGTCGAGAGTCTAAGCGACGGTTCATTCCATGGGATTGAGATCGCCCTCTTTTCGGCCGGCGCTACCCGCAGTCATGAGTTTGCCCCAGCGGCCGTCAAGGCCGGCGCTGTCGTTATCGATAACAGCTCCGCGTTCCGGATGCAGTCCGATGTCCCGCTCGTCGTTCCGGAGATCAACCCGAACGCGCTTGCCGGGTATCAGACCCGCGGCATCATCGCCAACCCCAACTGCACCACGATCGTCATGCTCATGCCGCTGAAGCCGCTGCACGACTATGGCCGGGTCAGGCGCGTCATCGCCTCGAGCTACCAGGCGGTGTCCGGCGCGGGGGCGAAGGGGATCGAGGAGTTGAGACGGCAGACGTTAGCCTGGGCCAAAGGCGAACCGATTGAGGTTGGGGCGTTCCCCAAACAGATTGCATTCAACGTCATTCCTCATATCGACACGTTCCAGCCGAACGGCTATACGAAAGAGGAACTCAAACTTGTCTTCGAGACTCGGAAGATTCTGGGAGACGATTCGATCGGGGTCTCTCCCACGACCGTGCGCGTCCCCGTCTTTACCGCTCATTCAGTCTCCATGAACGTCGAGACGGAGCGGAAGATCGGAGTAAAGAAAGCGAAGGAGTTGCTCTCAAAGATGCCGGGGCTTGTCGTGATGGATGAACCGGAAGCGGGCCGTTACCCGATGCCGATCCTCGCGGCCGGCAAGGACGACTGCTTTGTGGGGAGGATCAGGGAAGATCTTACGAACGATCATGCCCTCAACCTCTGGGTGGTGGGAGACCAGCTTCGAAAGGGGGCGGCCCTGAATGCCATTCAGATCGCTGAGCTGTTAGTTGACCGATATCTCTAA
- a CDS encoding multicopper oxidase domain-containing protein: MSEATDLSRRRLLQCLGLGAVAVAGVPEWLFAAGEQSSQDHQGQSEPDVEIGITAQPTEVPILSGRPTKVWKFSGELIKGPPGTVKDIPDSYLGPILRLRQGQKVRIRFHNKLPEPCVIHQHGLHVPEKADGHPRHQIGSGETSAYEFTVLDRAGAYWFHPHTNHRTAEQAYYGLAGLILVTDTEEQLLDLPRDEYDIPLVIQDRSFDDRNQLRYIAHMHDRWRGFLGDRILVNGKPDFVLPLATRVYRLRFLNGSNSRIYKLVWSDGSPLTVIGTDGGLLESPEIRNYVMLAPGERVDLWADFRGRKVGEEITLRSTVFSGVMPMMGMGGGMMGMGRGMRGGMMGMMGASLPQGTEYPILTARMVREEPDQRVLPRRLSQIQRYRPQDAANAQKPRSIHLSMRGMSPRLNGRSFELTRVAEDEIIPLNTLQLLEFVNRDHRARGMMMAHPMHIHGQQFQVLKREMAPGFERQYASVSQGFLDNGWKDTVLVMPGEKVTILKRFDHFTGLYLYHCHNLEHEDLDMMRNFLVQA, translated from the coding sequence ATGAGTGAAGCGACTGATCTTTCCCGGAGAAGGCTATTGCAGTGTCTCGGTCTTGGCGCGGTAGCTGTGGCAGGGGTTCCGGAGTGGTTGTTTGCGGCAGGCGAACAGAGTTCTCAGGATCACCAAGGTCAATCCGAGCCGGATGTCGAGATCGGGATCACCGCGCAGCCAACCGAGGTTCCGATTCTCTCCGGTCGACCGACGAAGGTCTGGAAATTCTCAGGGGAGCTGATCAAGGGGCCGCCTGGCACCGTGAAGGATATTCCGGATAGCTATCTCGGCCCCATACTACGGTTGCGCCAAGGGCAAAAGGTTCGCATCCGTTTCCACAACAAGCTGCCTGAACCCTGCGTAATCCATCAGCATGGTCTGCATGTACCCGAGAAGGCAGACGGTCACCCAAGGCATCAGATAGGCAGCGGTGAGACCTCTGCCTACGAATTTACAGTCCTCGATCGTGCCGGCGCCTATTGGTTTCACCCGCACACAAACCACCGGACGGCTGAGCAGGCCTACTATGGTCTGGCGGGCTTGATTCTCGTAACAGATACTGAGGAGCAGTTGCTGGATCTGCCGCGCGACGAGTATGATATTCCACTGGTCATTCAGGATCGCAGCTTCGATGACCGCAACCAGTTGCGTTATATCGCGCATATGCATGATCGATGGAGGGGGTTCTTGGGTGATCGGATACTGGTCAACGGGAAACCTGATTTTGTTCTCCCGCTGGCTACCCGAGTGTATCGCCTTCGATTCCTCAACGGGTCTAATTCACGCATCTACAAGTTGGTGTGGAGTGATGGGAGTCCGCTGACCGTAATCGGTACCGATGGAGGACTGTTGGAGAGCCCGGAGATCCGCAACTACGTCATGCTGGCACCCGGTGAGCGGGTAGACCTTTGGGCAGACTTCCGCGGCCGAAAGGTCGGTGAGGAAATCACGCTGCGCAGTACCGTCTTCTCTGGTGTGATGCCCATGATGGGCATGGGTGGTGGCATGATGGGGATGGGGCGCGGCATGAGAGGCGGGATGATGGGCATGATGGGCGCCTCTTTGCCTCAAGGGACGGAGTACCCTATCCTGACGGCTCGCATGGTACGAGAGGAACCTGATCAGCGTGTCCTCCCGCGCCGTTTATCGCAGATTCAGCGCTACCGGCCGCAAGACGCTGCCAATGCCCAGAAACCCAGGTCCATTCACCTGTCGATGAGGGGTATGTCGCCACGACTCAACGGCCGCTCGTTTGAACTGACACGGGTTGCCGAAGACGAGATCATCCCGCTGAATACCTTGCAGCTACTGGAATTCGTGAATCGGGATCACCGCGCCCGCGGGATGATGATGGCCCACCCGATGCACATCCATGGTCAGCAGTTTCAGGTGCTCAAGCGGGAGATGGCCCCCGGATTCGAACGACAGTACGCTTCGGTCAGTCAAGGATTTTTGGATAACGGCTGGAAGGATACGGTGCTGGTGATGCCTGGCGAAAAGGTGACGATCCTCAAGCGCTTTGACCATTTCACGGGTCTGTATCTGTATCACTGCCACAATCTCGAACACGAGGACCTGGACATGATGCGAAACTTTCTGGTACAGGCCTAG